A region of the Pseudomonadota bacterium genome:
AAATCGAGAGGTAGAGCCATGACGAAAAGACCCATGACGCGCAACGCGCTCGCGCTGGCCGCTGCTGTCCTGTTCGGGCTGTTTGCCTCCGCCTGCCAGAGCAGCGTCAGCGGCCAGGTGTTCTTCGACAAGAACGGCAACGGGATCTACGACACGAGCGACGCCGGCGTGCCCTTTGCCAAGCTCATGATCACGCGCGACAGCAAGCTCGTGGCAGAGTACTACTCCGACACGACCGGCGCCTTCGCGGTGCCGATCAGGTCAAAGACCGGATACGTCTGCGTGGAGACCGACCTCTCCTTCTCCGAGGCGAACTTCAACTACATCGTGCAGTCATTGAACACAGAGGCCGCCGCCAAGACCATGACCGTCACCCCCCCCAAGGCGCTAATGGCGCCCGACGTCGTCTCTCCGGGCGACACCGGCGACACTGAAGAGGATCAGATGACCGAGGAGGAGGACGACCTCGAGCCTACCTATACCGAGCAGGCCCAGGCGGACGGATGGAAGGGCAGCAGGTACTGCCAGAACGTCAAGTACAAGGGGTTCGAGGTCGACATACCCGTCACCATGGACTTCACGGAAGCGCTCGACGACATGCCCACGAGGCTCAAGACCACCTGCTACGCAGGCCAGGAATGCGAGGTGAGGATACCGTATCCCAAGGGGTGCACGCTCGAGCCGCTCAGCCTCCCGGAGGGTCTCACCCTCGATCAATCCGAGGCGCAGGCCGGCGTGAAGGGCTACGACAGGATCTTCAACATAGTGAGCTTCAAGCCCCCTTCGACATCGGCCGAGAAGGCCCAGGTCGGCGGGGCTACCTTCGCGCCCGGCGGGTTTTCCATGGTGACGCTCAAGCTCAAGGCCGATGCGGACGCCAAGGCGGGCAGCACCGACGTCAAGATCGAGCCCACAGCCGACTGCTTCGGCGATGAGCTCGCGCTCCATGAGATACCGGTGGAGATAGTCCGCGAGATATCCGCAGCGGTGTACCAGCACCTCATGACCCTGATCGGCCCGAGCGGCATGCTGAACCCCGGGACCAACGCGGCGATCAGGGTCCTCGTCGAGAACAGGGGGCGAAGCGCGATCACCAAGGGCGACCTGACCTTCCTGCCGCCGGCCGGATCGATTCTTCAGAGCACGGAGGGATGCCTGAACTACGGCACGAAACTCATCTGCAGGGTGGACAACATCGATCCCGGCGCGCTGCACCCCGTGGACATCACGTTCAAGCTGCCCTCTCCGGCCGTCGATGAGACGGTGTCATGCGAGGCGTCGTTCATCGCCGACGGGATGGAGAGTCAGGTGGAGGCCGATTATGTGACGTTCAAGGTCAATGGCTCGACCTGAGCGTGGGCCCGTCATGAGCGGAAAGGGCGGCCGTGAGCCGCCCTTTCGTTTTTTTCTTCAATCCACGCGCCAAATTTCCCAAAAACCTTGACTACACGTACAAAAGGACCCATATCACCCTGCGTCAGGGAGAACTTTAAAGAAAATTAATCAGGTTTGGGAGGGAAACCATGGGAAAAATAATAGGAATTGATCTTGGCACCACCAACTCCTGCGTTGCGGTCATGGAGGGCGGCGAGCCAAAGATCATCGCCAACGAAGAGGGAAGCCGCACCACCCCTTCGGTGGTGGCCTTCACCAAGGACAACGAGATCCTGGTCGGCCAGATAGCCAAGCGCCAGGCCATAACAAACCCCGACAACACCATCTACTCGATCAAGCGGTTCATGGGGCGGAAGTACGACGAGGTGCCTGAGGAGATCCGCATAGTCCCCTTCAAGGTGGGGCATGCGAACAACGGCGACGCCGAGGTGATCGTGGGCGACAAGACCTTCGCGCCCCCCGAGATCTCGGCGCACATCCTGCGCAAGCTCAAGAGGGCCGCCGAGAACTATCTGGGCGAGCCGGTGACCGAGGCGGTGATCACCACCCCCGCATACTTCAACGACAGCCAGCGCCAGGCCACCAAGGACGCGGGGAAGATCGCGGGCTTCGACGTGAAGCGCATAGTGAACGAGCCCACCGCGGCCGCGCTGGCCTACGGGCTCGACAAGAAGAAGGACGAGACCATCGCGGTATTCGACTTCGGCGGGGGCACCTTCGACATATCGATACTCGAGGTGGGCGAGAACGTCGTCGAGGTCCACTCCACCAACGGCGACACGCACCTGGGCGGCGACAACATCGACCAGAGGATCATGGAGTACCTCATAGACGAGTTCAAGAAGGACCAGGGGATCGACGTCTCCAAGGACAAGATGGTGCTGCAGAGGCTCAAGGAGGCGGCCGAGAAGGCCAAGATCGAGCTCTCGCAGACCATGGAGACCGAGATCAACCTCCCCTTCCTCACGGCCGACGCCTCGGGCCCCAAGCACATGAACCTCAAGCTCACCCGCGCGAAGTTCGAGGCGCTGGTGGACGACCTGCTCGTGAAGACGCTGGAACCGTGCCAGAAGGCGCTCAAGGACGCGGGCAAGTCCTCCTCGGACATCGACGAGGTGGTGCTCGTCGGCGGATCCACGCGCATACCC
Encoded here:
- the dnaK gene encoding molecular chaperone DnaK, which gives rise to MGKIIGIDLGTTNSCVAVMEGGEPKIIANEEGSRTTPSVVAFTKDNEILVGQIAKRQAITNPDNTIYSIKRFMGRKYDEVPEEIRIVPFKVGHANNGDAEVIVGDKTFAPPEISAHILRKLKRAAENYLGEPVTEAVITTPAYFNDSQRQATKDAGKIAGFDVKRIVNEPTAAALAYGLDKKKDETIAVFDFGGGTFDISILEVGENVVEVHSTNGDTHLGGDNIDQRIMEYLIDEFKKDQGIDVSKDKMVLQRLKEAAEKAKIELSQTMETEINLPFLTADASGPKHMNLKLTRAKFEALVDDLLVKTLEPCQKALKDAGKSSSDIDEVVLVGGSTRIPKVQQIVKDFFGRDPHMGVNPDEVVAAGAAVQAGVLAGEVKDMLLLDVTPLSLGIETLGGVMTRLIERNTTIPTRKSQVFSTAADSQTSVEVHVMQGEREMAGDNRTLGRFHLDGIPPAPRGIPQIEVTFDIDANGIVHV